In Streptosporangium album, the following are encoded in one genomic region:
- a CDS encoding nitrilase-related carbon-nitrogen hydrolase, which produces MIQMPPTSVACCQITLAVGDPDANRAAGLRAVERAAAAGARVVVLPELANSGYVFRDPAEAAELAEPLDGPTVEGWAACARRNGLIMVGGLCERDEDGLVRNSAVLVDESGVRAVYRKAHLWDREKTVFTPGDELPPVIETPVGRIGALVCYDLEFPEWVRTVALRGADLLCVPTNWPLSPRPEGERPAEVVRAQASAAVNRMFVAACDRTGPERGVAWVGGSVITDADGFPLAGPRPRYDEGLLIAECRLGDARNKRISEHNDVHADRRPELYRSIV; this is translated from the coding sequence ATGATCCAGATGCCGCCGACCTCGGTCGCCTGCTGCCAGATCACCCTCGCCGTGGGGGACCCGGACGCCAACCGCGCCGCCGGCCTGCGGGCCGTCGAGCGCGCCGCGGCAGCCGGCGCCCGGGTCGTGGTCCTGCCCGAACTGGCCAACAGCGGATACGTGTTCCGCGACCCGGCGGAGGCGGCGGAACTCGCCGAGCCCCTGGACGGTCCCACCGTCGAGGGCTGGGCCGCCTGCGCACGGCGGAACGGCCTCATCATGGTGGGCGGGCTGTGTGAGCGCGACGAGGACGGACTGGTGCGCAACTCCGCCGTCCTCGTCGACGAGAGCGGCGTGCGGGCCGTGTACCGCAAGGCGCACCTGTGGGACAGGGAGAAGACCGTCTTCACCCCCGGTGACGAGCTGCCGCCGGTCATCGAAACGCCGGTCGGCCGGATCGGCGCCCTGGTCTGCTACGACCTGGAGTTCCCCGAGTGGGTCCGCACCGTGGCACTCCGCGGCGCCGACCTGCTCTGCGTCCCCACGAACTGGCCGCTGTCCCCGCGTCCCGAGGGGGAGCGCCCCGCCGAGGTGGTGCGGGCACAGGCGAGCGCCGCGGTGAACCGCATGTTCGTCGCCGCCTGCGACCGGACCGGACCCGAGCGCGGAGTGGCCTGGGTCGGCGGCTCGGTCATCACCGACGCCGACGGCTTCCCCCTCGCCGGTCCCCGCCCCCGCTACGACGAGGGCCTGCTGATCGCCGAGTGCCGGCTCGGCGACGCCCGCAACAAACGCATCAGCGAGCACAACGACGTGCACGCCGACCGGCGGCCGGAGCTGTACCGGTCGATCGTCTAG
- a CDS encoding DUF6421 family protein, producing the protein MRAFPRVLFDEAHSESWTIRRDVAETMNPGHPDDNGYVRAADILRRLGHTVATHTEGPITPALLGPNDVFVIAHPSAGRWERTTGLGSPVFPVEELDAIEAHVDGGGGLVVLAECEQEKYGSNLDELLARFGVGVEHTTVQDPRSAHNGVASWVLGSPGEADGQDLLAGARRACFYRAGVLTAPADATVLFRTSPTADPAGRPLAVAVRHGRGRVVVLADSDLFGDDSIGDYDHAALWGNLVTWAARVPVPAAATGEPAAREAFLGLKNAVEAIKPLQAKDGSIEGDRERAAELVSEIVGHVERLAPLFPHDETYLAAVVADFRTWVEQGLGVPDFLDSLNAFHPDAQRIDGLEHLVVFPMYTQNGTTFRHIEAVWIRTIWPEWLAELEGSGYDNPMFVPIAFEDFTSGYDTNSAVLFPETVAVRETPPRFTWGGIFADREAARFRAVSEAAAATLKLALPPDAARLIESQELAQDTFVLWDLIHDRTHSHGDLPFDPFMIKQRMPYWLYSLEELRCDLTAYGEAVKLEKEGVPHARYVQIAILFDRLFRFPITGDRVRNYDGLGGQLLFAYLHRNDVVRWTDNRLSVDWNRVADGVADLRGEVEKLYRDGIDRSKLAHWLAAHQLVAAYVAPHPASAWNRGVDALPVEGFPKAVVDAVLPDEFPLSMFYEALRRKLSDVVDSTKGIRA; encoded by the coding sequence GTGAGAGCTTTCCCGCGTGTACTGTTCGACGAGGCACACAGCGAGTCGTGGACCATCCGGCGGGACGTGGCCGAGACGATGAATCCCGGGCATCCCGACGACAACGGCTACGTCCGCGCCGCCGACATCCTGCGCCGCCTGGGCCACACGGTGGCCACCCACACCGAGGGCCCGATCACTCCCGCGCTGCTGGGCCCCAACGACGTCTTCGTGATCGCCCACCCCTCGGCCGGCCGCTGGGAGCGCACCACCGGCCTGGGCAGCCCGGTCTTCCCCGTTGAGGAGCTCGACGCGATCGAGGCCCATGTCGACGGTGGCGGCGGCCTGGTCGTGCTGGCCGAGTGCGAGCAGGAGAAGTACGGCAGCAACCTCGACGAGCTGCTCGCCCGCTTCGGCGTCGGCGTCGAGCACACCACCGTCCAGGACCCCAGGAGCGCCCACAACGGCGTGGCCTCCTGGGTCCTGGGTTCTCCCGGCGAGGCCGACGGCCAGGATCTCCTCGCGGGAGCCCGCCGCGCGTGCTTCTACCGCGCCGGAGTCCTCACCGCACCCGCCGACGCGACCGTCCTGTTCCGGACGTCGCCCACCGCCGACCCCGCGGGCCGGCCGCTGGCGGTGGCCGTACGGCACGGCAGGGGCCGCGTCGTGGTGCTCGCCGACTCCGACCTGTTCGGCGACGACTCGATCGGCGACTACGACCACGCCGCGCTCTGGGGCAACCTCGTCACCTGGGCCGCGCGCGTCCCCGTCCCGGCGGCGGCCACCGGGGAGCCGGCGGCACGTGAGGCCTTCCTGGGGCTCAAGAACGCCGTGGAGGCGATCAAGCCGCTCCAGGCCAAGGACGGCTCGATCGAGGGCGACCGCGAGCGGGCGGCCGAGCTGGTCTCCGAGATCGTCGGTCACGTCGAACGGCTCGCGCCCCTATTCCCGCACGACGAGACCTACCTCGCCGCGGTGGTGGCCGACTTCCGCACGTGGGTCGAGCAGGGCCTGGGCGTGCCCGACTTCCTGGACTCGCTCAACGCCTTCCACCCCGACGCCCAGCGGATCGACGGCCTGGAGCACCTGGTCGTCTTCCCGATGTACACCCAGAACGGCACCACCTTCCGCCACATCGAGGCCGTCTGGATCCGTACGATCTGGCCCGAGTGGCTGGCCGAGCTGGAGGGCTCCGGCTACGACAACCCGATGTTCGTGCCGATCGCGTTCGAGGACTTCACCTCCGGCTACGACACCAACTCCGCTGTGCTCTTCCCCGAGACCGTCGCCGTCCGCGAGACCCCGCCCCGCTTCACCTGGGGCGGTATCTTCGCCGACCGTGAGGCCGCCCGGTTCCGAGCGGTGAGCGAGGCCGCCGCGGCGACGCTCAAGCTGGCGCTGCCGCCGGACGCGGCCCGGCTGATCGAGTCGCAGGAGCTGGCGCAGGACACCTTCGTGCTCTGGGACCTGATCCACGACCGCACCCACAGCCACGGCGACCTGCCCTTCGACCCCTTCATGATCAAGCAGCGCATGCCGTACTGGCTGTACTCCCTGGAGGAGCTCCGCTGCGACCTGACCGCGTACGGCGAGGCCGTGAAGCTGGAGAAGGAGGGCGTGCCGCACGCCCGCTACGTCCAGATCGCGATCCTCTTCGACCGGCTCTTCCGCTTCCCGATCACCGGTGACCGGGTCCGCAACTACGACGGGCTCGGCGGGCAGCTTCTCTTCGCCTACCTGCACCGCAACGACGTCGTCCGGTGGACCGACAACCGGCTGAGCGTCGACTGGAACCGGGTCGCCGACGGCGTCGCGGACCTGCGCGGCGAGGTGGAGAAGCTTTACCGCGACGGCATCGACCGCTCCAAGCTCGCCCACTGGCTGGCCGCGCACCAGCTCGTCGCCGCCTACGTGGCGCCGCACCCCGCCTCGGCCTGGAACCGCGGCGTGGACGCGCTGCCCGTCGAGGGATTCCCGAAGGCCGTGGTGGACGCGGTGCTGCCCGACGAGTTCCCCCTGAGCATGTTCTACGAGGCCCTGCGCCGTAAGCTCAGCGATGTCGTCGACTCCACGAAGGGGATCCGAGCATGA
- a CDS encoding DUF3467 domain-containing protein, with protein sequence MVNDEPENRLEVSISAEVEAGQYANFASVWHTEDGFVLDFAVITRPPQLANDPSSGQHFVSVPTRIVSRIRIPPSQVFELMKALEQQLTAYEQETGRKN encoded by the coding sequence ATGGTGAACGACGAGCCGGAGAACCGCCTGGAGGTGAGCATCTCCGCCGAGGTGGAAGCGGGACAGTACGCCAACTTCGCCTCCGTCTGGCACACCGAGGACGGCTTCGTCCTGGACTTCGCAGTGATCACCAGACCTCCCCAGCTCGCCAACGACCCCTCCTCCGGGCAGCACTTCGTCAGCGTGCCGACCCGGATCGTCAGCCGGATCCGGATCCCCCCGAGCCAGGTGTTCGAGCTGATGAAGGCCCTGGAACAGCAGCTCACCGCCTATGAGCAGGAGACGGGCCGCAAGAACTGA
- a CDS encoding excalibur calcium-binding domain-containing protein: protein MLTTGVLGTLAVLMTRDPGVPLGAPPPQRLRVPIHFAPVIGSQAGACTTPEGVPDDAGQTCYTLAAGVSVNAVRKIETVQDKGGAYSVRIAFASAFRDQINDLTQEAVKQQLAIVAGEKVVAAPLVAQVITEDSLSIAGSFTKEQAAAMVVRLGGPAGTAPPATGQPQPSQSVSSPASDLPVTPPSSDPSTATTPTPTPTTTPPAAVTTATTTPQATTVSSGARATTSVTGGPRATSSGSTTSGGREPDPRYPSCKAAIADGYGGPYTRGVHEEYYWYTDADGDGVACETGGLS from the coding sequence GTGCTGACCACCGGTGTGCTCGGCACCCTCGCGGTGCTCATGACCAGGGACCCCGGTGTGCCGCTCGGCGCACCCCCTCCCCAGCGCCTGCGTGTCCCCATCCATTTCGCCCCGGTGATCGGCTCGCAGGCCGGCGCCTGCACGACCCCCGAGGGCGTGCCCGACGACGCGGGACAGACCTGCTACACCCTTGCCGCCGGAGTCAGCGTGAACGCCGTGCGGAAGATCGAGACGGTCCAGGACAAAGGAGGCGCCTACTCGGTCAGGATCGCGTTCGCCTCCGCCTTCCGCGACCAGATCAACGACCTGACCCAGGAGGCGGTCAAGCAGCAGCTCGCGATCGTCGCGGGGGAGAAGGTGGTGGCGGCCCCCCTCGTCGCCCAGGTGATCACCGAGGACAGCCTCAGCATCGCGGGATCCTTCACCAAGGAGCAGGCGGCCGCCATGGTCGTACGGCTGGGCGGACCCGCGGGCACCGCTCCGCCGGCCACCGGACAGCCCCAGCCGAGCCAGTCGGTCTCCTCCCCGGCCTCCGACCTGCCCGTGACCCCGCCCAGCTCGGACCCCTCGACCGCGACCACTCCCACCCCCACGCCCACGACGACCCCGCCGGCCGCCGTGACCACTGCGACGACGACCCCGCAGGCCACCACCGTGTCCTCCGGCGCCCGCGCCACCACCTCCGTGACGGGGGGTCCACGGGCCACCTCGTCGGGCAGCACCACGTCCGGCGGGCGCGAGCCCGACCCGCGCTATCCCAGCTGCAAGGCGGCGATCGCCGACGGTTACGGGGGCCCCTACACCCGGGGCGTCCACGAGGAGTACTACTGGTACACCGACGCGGACGGGGACGGCGTGGCCTGCGAGACCGGCGGGCTGTCGTAA
- a CDS encoding DUF4267 domain-containing protein yields MLLVLVVALVALGDTVIVLRHGGTKAVAFGIHFATAVAVLISAALLFAS; encoded by the coding sequence GTGCTGCTCGTGCTGGTCGTCGCCCTCGTTGCCCTCGGCGACACCGTCATCGTCCTGCGCCACGGCGGCACCAAGGCCGTGGCCTTCGGCATCCACTTCGCCACCGCCGTGGCCGTGCTCATCAGCGCCGCCCTCCTCTTCGCCAGCTGA
- a CDS encoding DUF3105 domain-containing protein gives MTEKKAQARREHLARMRQEQKRKERRTAFLMWGAGGAVIVLLVGIVGFYLVNERAVGSLDAVTSAKYPGSMHIQTKVSYKENPPMGGEHNPAWQNCGIYDQPVNNENAVHAMEHGAVWITYQPDLPKDQVDKLKELSSKEYMLLSPYPGLPAKIVASSWNKQLKLDRADDPRLPRYIAKYRNNSTETPELGSPCTGGVDTTTAEAPIPTATPTAAPSADPSTDPSATPSPSSSPSS, from the coding sequence ATGACGGAGAAAAAGGCGCAGGCGAGACGGGAACATCTCGCCCGGATGCGCCAGGAGCAGAAGCGCAAGGAACGCCGGACCGCGTTCCTGATGTGGGGCGCCGGTGGCGCCGTCATCGTCCTGCTCGTCGGGATCGTCGGCTTCTACCTGGTCAACGAGCGGGCAGTCGGCTCGCTGGACGCCGTTACCAGCGCCAAATATCCGGGCAGCATGCACATCCAGACCAAGGTGAGCTACAAGGAGAACCCCCCGATGGGGGGCGAGCACAACCCGGCCTGGCAGAACTGCGGCATCTACGACCAGCCGGTCAACAACGAGAACGCCGTCCACGCGATGGAGCACGGCGCCGTCTGGATCACCTACCAGCCGGACCTGCCCAAGGACCAGGTGGACAAGCTGAAGGAGCTGTCCTCCAAGGAGTACATGCTGCTGAGCCCGTACCCGGGGCTGCCCGCCAAGATCGTTGCCAGCTCCTGGAACAAGCAGCTCAAGCTGGACCGCGCCGACGACCCGCGCCTGCCCAGGTACATCGCCAAGTACAGGAACAACAGCACAGAGACCCCCGAGCTCGGCTCGCCCTGCACCGGAGGCGTGGACACCACCACCGCGGAGGCCCCGATCCCGACGGCCACCCCGACGGCCGCTCCGAGCGCGGACCCGTCCACGGACCCGTCCGCGACCCCCTCGCCCAGCTCCTCCCCGAGCTCCTGA
- the ald gene encoding alanine dehydrogenase — protein MKIAVPREVKSHEYRVALTPAGAHEFIRHGHRVFVEKNAGAGSSITDADFQSVGATILESADEVWAEGDLVLKVKEPVAEEYHRMRKGQVLFTYLHLAASELCTRAMLESGVTGIAYETVQSENGSLPLLAPMSEVAGRLAPQVGAYHLMRPEGGRGVLMGGVSGVHAANVVVIGAGVSGMNAAVIALGMQAEVVLLDRNIDRLRQADLVYQGHCQTVASNSYEVERAVLAADLVIGAVLIPGARAPKLVSNELVSRMRPGSVLVDISIDQGGCFEDSRPTTHDAPTYRVHNSIFYCVANMPGAVPHTSTYALTNVTLPYALAIADLGWREALRGDPALAGGLNTHEGHLTNLPVAEAHGLEAVPLERALD, from the coding sequence GTGAAGATCGCAGTTCCCCGCGAGGTCAAGAGCCACGAGTATCGCGTGGCCCTCACTCCCGCCGGAGCGCACGAGTTCATCCGGCACGGCCACCGGGTCTTCGTCGAGAAGAACGCCGGCGCCGGATCCTCGATCACCGACGCCGACTTCCAGAGCGTGGGCGCGACCATCCTGGAGTCGGCGGACGAGGTGTGGGCCGAGGGCGACCTGGTGCTGAAGGTGAAGGAACCGGTCGCCGAGGAGTACCACCGGATGCGCAAGGGACAGGTGCTCTTCACCTACCTGCACCTGGCCGCGTCCGAGCTGTGCACCCGGGCCATGCTCGAATCCGGCGTCACCGGAATCGCCTACGAGACCGTGCAGAGCGAGAACGGCTCGCTGCCGCTGCTGGCTCCGATGTCGGAGGTGGCCGGACGGCTCGCCCCGCAGGTGGGGGCCTACCACCTGATGCGGCCCGAAGGCGGGCGGGGCGTGCTCATGGGCGGGGTGTCGGGCGTGCACGCGGCCAACGTGGTCGTGATCGGCGCCGGGGTGTCCGGTATGAACGCCGCGGTCATCGCGCTCGGCATGCAGGCCGAGGTGGTGCTGCTGGACCGCAACATCGACCGGCTCCGCCAGGCCGACCTCGTCTACCAGGGCCACTGCCAGACGGTCGCCTCGAACAGCTACGAGGTCGAGCGCGCGGTCCTGGCCGCCGACCTGGTGATCGGCGCGGTGCTGATCCCCGGTGCGAGGGCCCCCAAATTGGTGAGCAACGAGCTGGTCTCGCGGATGAGGCCCGGCTCGGTCCTGGTCGACATCTCCATCGACCAGGGAGGCTGCTTCGAGGACTCCCGGCCGACCACCCATGACGCGCCCACCTACCGGGTGCACAACTCGATCTTCTACTGCGTGGCCAACATGCCGGGCGCGGTCCCGCACACCTCGACGTACGCGCTGACCAACGTGACCCTGCCCTACGCGCTGGCGATCGCCGACCTGGGCTGGCGCGAGGCGCTGCGCGGCGACCCCGCGCTGGCCGGGGGCCTGAACACGCATGAGGGGCACCTGACCAACCTGCCCGTGGCCGAGGCTCACGGACTGGAGGCGGTGCCCCTGGAGCGGGCGCTGGACTGA
- a CDS encoding DUF305 domain-containing protein, whose amino-acid sequence MALGLLLGCLAVAAVLLLIIGRTTAPTDASAEAGFSRDMAVHHAQAVEMSFIARDGSKDEGLRRLAYDIIVTQTAQRGMFMGWLQQWGLDQFGERPAMAWMAGHGHGGTAPASAAMPGMAGQEELKRLREATGKDQEVLFLQLMIRHHEGGVQMAQALLKLSDRDEVATMARHIVEGQASEINLMTDMLRQRGAQPLPSILK is encoded by the coding sequence GTGGCGCTCGGCCTGCTGCTCGGATGCCTGGCCGTGGCGGCCGTCCTGCTGCTGATCATCGGCAGGACCACGGCCCCGACCGACGCCTCCGCCGAGGCGGGATTCTCCCGCGACATGGCCGTCCACCACGCCCAGGCCGTCGAGATGTCCTTCATCGCCAGAGACGGCAGCAAGGACGAGGGGCTGCGGCGGCTCGCCTACGACATCATCGTCACGCAGACCGCCCAGCGCGGCATGTTCATGGGCTGGCTGCAGCAGTGGGGGCTGGACCAGTTCGGCGAGCGGCCGGCGATGGCGTGGATGGCCGGCCACGGCCACGGCGGGACGGCCCCGGCCTCCGCCGCGATGCCTGGGATGGCCGGCCAGGAGGAGCTCAAAAGGCTCCGCGAGGCCACCGGCAAGGACCAGGAGGTCCTCTTCCTGCAGCTCATGATCCGCCACCACGAGGGCGGCGTGCAGATGGCCCAGGCTCTGCTGAAACTGTCGGACCGCGACGAGGTGGCCACCATGGCCCGGCACATCGTCGAAGGTCAGGCGAGTGAGATCAATCTGATGACCGACATGCTGAGGCAGCGCGGCGCCCAACCGCTGCCTTCCATCCTTAAATGA
- a CDS encoding SDR family NAD(P)-dependent oxidoreductase: MIILVAGAAGPAGQAVVRRLTDKGHTVIGVDKSGAGGTLAVDLLDFEAVKGLARAIEAEHGHLDGIAHLVGGWRGSKTFAETRLEDWDLLHDLLIRTLQHVTLAFEPLLKAAERGRFAIVSAKAAEHPTQGGAAYGTAKAASEAWTLAFADALEGTGATANVLVVKALVNEAMRTASPERRFPGFTDVDDLAAAIEGLWDTDANGTRIDLTRE; encoded by the coding sequence ATGATCATCCTTGTTGCCGGTGCGGCCGGCCCCGCCGGTCAGGCCGTCGTCCGCCGTCTCACCGACAAGGGGCACACGGTCATCGGGGTCGACAAGTCCGGCGCCGGCGGGACGCTGGCGGTCGACCTGCTCGACTTCGAGGCCGTGAAGGGGCTCGCCCGCGCCATCGAGGCCGAGCACGGCCACCTGGACGGGATCGCCCACCTGGTCGGCGGCTGGCGCGGCTCCAAGACCTTCGCCGAGACCCGGCTGGAGGACTGGGACCTCCTGCACGACCTGCTCATCCGCACCCTCCAGCACGTCACGCTCGCCTTCGAGCCGCTGCTCAAGGCCGCCGAGCGGGGCCGGTTCGCCATCGTCTCTGCCAAGGCGGCCGAGCACCCCACCCAGGGCGGCGCGGCCTACGGCACCGCCAAGGCGGCCTCCGAGGCCTGGACCCTGGCCTTCGCCGACGCCCTGGAGGGCACCGGCGCCACGGCCAATGTCCTGGTGGTCAAGGCGCTGGTGAACGAGGCCATGCGCACGGCGAGCCCGGAACGGAGGTTCCCCGGCTTCACCGACGTCGACGACCTCGCCGCCGCGATCGAGGGTCTGTGGGACACCGACGCCAACGGCACCAGGATCGACCTCACCCGCGAGTGA
- a CDS encoding purine-cytosine permease family protein, which produces MNSDRPKPASGLRAIEVRSIDYVPASERHGKVWHQGPFWFTGNFVLTTMVTGFLGPTVGLSLGWSVLAVVLGACFGTFFMAFHANQGPRMGLPQMIQSRAQFGLRGAIVPFAAVVFVYVGFNVFNVVLATQGMQTILPGGIGLWYPLLIGLAIVLAVIGHDLLHRVQRWLTYLLIAVFGVLTVGAMTQLDVPAAAPGSGFSWTSFLLVFSAAAGYQISYAVYVSDYSRYLPKDVPVKKVIWWTYAGAAGSAVWLMSLGALLASAMPKPDAIAGIQQVGNAIVPGFGTFAVVVSALALISVMAVNAYGGMLTSASMVDAFRAVRPTIGIRVIGVVAIQAVVLVVALLLPADYLGSLNVFLLLMLYFLIPWTAVNLVDFYFVRRGHYAITAIFDPSGIYGLWSWRGLAAYLVGMVAMVPFFSTSFYTGPVAAALDGADISFAVGLLVSGVLYFALTRGIDLRAEEAAVAASDRELEGAHDPSTAPVAAG; this is translated from the coding sequence ATGAACAGCGACCGCCCAAAGCCCGCGTCCGGCCTGCGTGCCATCGAGGTGCGTTCCATCGACTACGTGCCGGCGAGTGAGAGGCATGGCAAGGTCTGGCACCAGGGGCCGTTCTGGTTCACCGGCAACTTCGTGCTGACCACGATGGTGACCGGCTTCCTCGGCCCCACCGTCGGGCTCAGCCTCGGCTGGTCGGTGCTGGCCGTCGTGCTCGGGGCGTGTTTCGGCACCTTCTTCATGGCCTTCCACGCCAACCAGGGACCACGGATGGGCCTACCGCAGATGATCCAGTCGCGGGCCCAGTTCGGCCTCCGCGGGGCGATCGTCCCGTTCGCCGCCGTGGTCTTCGTCTACGTGGGGTTCAACGTCTTCAACGTCGTGCTGGCCACGCAGGGGATGCAGACCATCCTGCCCGGCGGCATCGGCCTGTGGTACCCGCTCCTCATCGGTCTCGCGATCGTGCTGGCCGTGATCGGGCACGACCTGCTGCACAGGGTGCAGCGCTGGCTCACCTACCTGCTCATCGCGGTGTTCGGTGTCCTCACGGTCGGGGCGATGACCCAGCTGGACGTGCCCGCGGCGGCCCCGGGCTCCGGTTTCTCCTGGACGTCGTTCCTTCTGGTGTTCTCCGCCGCCGCCGGTTACCAGATCAGCTACGCGGTCTACGTGTCCGACTACTCCCGCTACCTGCCCAAGGATGTGCCGGTCAAGAAGGTGATCTGGTGGACCTACGCCGGCGCCGCGGGCTCCGCCGTCTGGCTCATGTCGCTGGGCGCCCTGCTGGCCTCGGCGATGCCGAAGCCGGACGCGATCGCCGGAATCCAGCAGGTCGGGAACGCCATCGTGCCCGGCTTCGGCACCTTCGCCGTGGTCGTCTCGGCACTGGCGCTGATCAGCGTCATGGCCGTCAACGCGTACGGCGGGATGCTCACCTCCGCCAGCATGGTGGACGCCTTCCGCGCGGTGCGGCCCACCATCGGGATCCGGGTGATCGGCGTCGTGGCGATCCAGGCCGTGGTCCTCGTGGTGGCGCTGCTCCTGCCGGCCGACTATCTCGGCAGCCTGAACGTCTTCCTGCTGCTCATGCTGTACTTCCTGATCCCGTGGACCGCGGTCAACCTCGTCGACTTCTACTTCGTGCGACGGGGACACTACGCCATCACCGCCATCTTCGATCCGAGCGGCATCTACGGGCTCTGGTCCTGGCGCGGCCTGGCCGCCTACCTTGTGGGCATGGTCGCGATGGTCCCCTTCTTCTCCACCTCCTTCTACACCGGCCCCGTGGCCGCCGCACTGGACGGCGCCGACATCTCCTTCGCGGTGGGCCTGCTGGTGTCGGGCGTGCTGTACTTCGCGCTCACACGCGGGATCGACCTGAGGGCCGAGGAGGCGGCGGTCGCCGCCAGTGACCGCGAGCTGGAGGGGGCCCACGACCCGTCCACGGCGCCGGTGGCGGCGGGATGA
- a CDS encoding threonine aldolase family protein, producing the protein MTDAIRRHDPLVKGFASDNYAGVHPEILQAIALANGGHQIAYGDDVYTQALQEVFRRHFGPAAEVWPVFNGTGANVVALRAMTAHWEAVVCTESAHIHTDEGGAPERTAGLKLLPVPTPDGKLTPELIDRQAWGFGDEHRAQPKVVSITQTTELGTLYTPEEIRAICDHAHELGMLVHLDGARATNAAAALDVPLRAFTTDAGVDVLSFGGTKAGLMFGEAVVVLNPEAVRGLRYLRKTAMQLASKMRFVSVQFEALLAGDLWLRNARNANAMARRLAAAVREIPGVEVPRPVQANAVFAILPPEVTERLQKRFRFYTWNVATGEVRWMTAFDTTEADVDAFALAVAEELRS; encoded by the coding sequence GTGACGGACGCGATTCGCAGGCACGACCCGCTGGTGAAGGGTTTCGCCAGTGACAACTACGCCGGGGTGCACCCGGAGATCCTCCAGGCGATCGCGCTCGCCAACGGGGGACACCAGATCGCCTACGGCGACGACGTCTACACGCAGGCGCTGCAGGAGGTCTTCAGGAGGCACTTCGGCCCGGCGGCCGAGGTCTGGCCGGTGTTCAACGGGACCGGCGCCAACGTGGTCGCGCTCCGCGCGATGACCGCGCACTGGGAGGCGGTGGTCTGCACCGAGTCGGCGCACATCCACACCGACGAGGGCGGGGCGCCGGAGCGGACGGCGGGGCTCAAGCTGCTGCCCGTCCCCACCCCGGACGGCAAGCTCACCCCCGAGCTGATCGACCGGCAGGCGTGGGGTTTCGGCGACGAGCACCGCGCCCAGCCCAAGGTCGTCTCGATCACGCAGACCACCGAGCTGGGCACGCTCTACACCCCGGAGGAGATCAGGGCGATCTGCGATCACGCCCATGAGCTGGGCATGCTCGTCCACCTTGACGGCGCCCGCGCCACCAACGCGGCCGCCGCGCTGGACGTGCCGCTGCGCGCGTTCACCACGGACGCGGGAGTGGACGTGCTCTCCTTCGGTGGCACCAAGGCCGGGCTGATGTTCGGCGAGGCCGTCGTGGTGCTCAACCCCGAGGCCGTGCGCGGTCTGCGCTACCTGCGCAAGACCGCGATGCAGCTCGCCTCCAAGATGCGGTTCGTCTCGGTCCAGTTCGAGGCGCTGCTCGCGGGCGACCTGTGGCTGCGCAACGCCCGCAACGCCAACGCCATGGCCCGGCGGCTGGCCGCCGCCGTCCGGGAGATCCCGGGCGTCGAGGTGCCGCGCCCGGTGCAGGCCAACGCGGTCTTCGCGATCCTGCCGCCGGAGGTGACCGAGCGCCTGCAGAAGCGCTTCCGCTTCTACACCTGGAATGTCGCCACCGGCGAGGTCCGCTGGATGACCGCGTTCGACACCACCGAGGCAGATGTGGACGCCTTTGCCCTCGCGGTGGCGGAGGAGCTAAGGTCGTGA
- a CDS encoding poly-gamma-glutamate hydrolase family protein — protein sequence MKRALLVAGIAACLLGSAAPVQAADKYRGYAELAAHEVEGKDYRLVQRFSRGTKVAHIAIHGGAIEAPTTQLADYVAQAGNHTFYSFEGIKPAGNSGLHLTSTHFDEPKGVKLVARSSYTISWHGASGADATTYVGGRDTALIRTVTAELRAAGFTVANSVPEEIGGDSSRNIVNRNLRHKGVQLELSKGQREQFFKDGRLARSWIENPANRTAAFYRYTAAVNRALASTLARSGLTR from the coding sequence GTGAAGAGAGCCCTGCTCGTCGCCGGAATCGCCGCCTGCCTGCTCGGCAGTGCGGCACCGGTGCAAGCGGCCGACAAGTATCGCGGTTACGCCGAGCTCGCGGCGCACGAGGTAGAGGGCAAGGACTACCGTCTCGTCCAGCGGTTTTCTCGCGGGACAAAAGTGGCGCACATCGCCATCCACGGCGGCGCCATCGAAGCCCCTACCACCCAGCTCGCGGACTACGTGGCGCAGGCCGGCAACCACACCTTCTACTCCTTCGAGGGCATCAAGCCCGCCGGCAACTCCGGTCTGCACCTCACCTCCACCCACTTCGACGAGCCGAAGGGGGTCAAACTGGTCGCTCGTAGTAGCTACACCATCTCCTGGCACGGCGCGTCCGGCGCCGATGCGACCACATACGTGGGCGGCCGCGACACCGCGTTGATCAGAACGGTCACCGCTGAACTACGCGCCGCCGGGTTCACGGTCGCCAACTCGGTACCCGAGGAGATAGGCGGGGACAGCTCACGCAACATCGTCAACAGAAACCTCAGGCACAAGGGCGTCCAACTCGAACTCTCCAAGGGCCAGCGCGAGCAGTTCTTCAAAGACGGGAGACTGGCCCGCTCCTGGATAGAGAACCCGGCCAACCGCACCGCGGCGTTCTACCGCTACACCGCGGCGGTCAACCGCGCTCTGGCCTCGACCCTCGCCCGATCCGGCCTTACTCGGTAA